From Desulfurellaceae bacterium, one genomic window encodes:
- a CDS encoding enoyl-CoA hydratase/isomerase family protein — protein MSTHRILSQVSDRVACITLNRPEVLNAFEGTMREELLAALERAADDSAVRCVMITGAGRAFCAGGDIASMAELQADNNDAVIKDRMVVGGRIIRLIRGMPKPVIAAVNGAAAGAGMNLALGCDLRLGADTARFAESFVKIGLVPDWAGFSSLPRLVGTAKALELMLTGERLDAAEALRLGLLNRVYPHDSFRAEALDFARRVAAGPPQTLAHIKRGVYLGASAGLDETLGYEHDSQAELFLSADAREGMRAFLEKRPPEFGK, from the coding sequence ATGTCAACACATCGAATTCTGAGTCAGGTATCTGACCGCGTGGCGTGTATCACCCTTAACCGCCCGGAGGTGCTGAACGCCTTTGAGGGCACGATGCGCGAGGAACTCCTGGCCGCGCTTGAACGGGCGGCCGACGATAGCGCGGTGCGGTGCGTGATGATTACCGGGGCAGGCCGCGCCTTTTGCGCCGGGGGCGATATCGCCAGCATGGCCGAACTCCAGGCCGACAACAACGACGCCGTAATCAAAGACCGCATGGTCGTCGGCGGCAGGATCATCCGCCTCATCCGCGGCATGCCCAAGCCGGTGATTGCGGCGGTGAACGGCGCCGCAGCCGGGGCGGGGATGAATCTGGCCCTGGGCTGTGACCTGCGCCTGGGCGCGGACACCGCCCGCTTTGCCGAGAGCTTCGTCAAAATCGGGCTTGTCCCCGACTGGGCGGGTTTTTCCTCATTGCCCCGCCTGGTCGGAACGGCCAAAGCCCTGGAGCTGATGCTGACCGGCGAGCGGCTCGACGCCGCCGAGGCCCTGCGGCTGGGTCTGCTCAACCGGGTGTATCCGCACGACAGCTTTCGCGCCGAGGCCCTCGATTTTGCCCGGCGGGTGGCCGCCGGGCCGCCCCAGACCCTGGCCCATATCAAACGCGGGGTGTATCTCGGGGCCAGCGCCGGCCTGGACGAAACCCTCGGCTATGAACATGACAGCCAGGCCGAACTCTTTCTGTCCGCCGATGCCCGCGAGGGCATGCGGGCGTTTCTGGAAAAACGACCGCCCGAATTCGGGAAATAA
- a CDS encoding carboxymuconolactone decarboxylase family protein has product MARLPYLERDDLPEPERDIFDTLLEQRGAIGNIFRVVAHSPLLLRRMLYFSDGLRNRTTLDPRYRELAILTVGRLTQCDYEYVHHQALAKRVGVRPEQVERLAEWETDPAFNDRERAVIRYATEVTQQVRVSDATFQALGDFLDNEQIVELSLNTGFYNMVVRFLLPMQVELEPDARD; this is encoded by the coding sequence ATGGCCCGCCTGCCGTATCTCGAACGCGACGATCTGCCCGAGCCGGAACGGGATATCTTCGACACGCTGCTCGAACAGCGCGGCGCGATCGGCAACATCTTCCGGGTTGTCGCCCACAGTCCGCTGTTGTTGCGCCGCATGTTGTATTTCAGCGACGGGCTGCGGAACCGCACCACGCTCGACCCCCGCTATCGGGAGCTGGCCATTCTGACCGTCGGACGGCTCACCCAGTGTGACTACGAGTACGTCCACCATCAGGCCCTGGCCAAACGCGTCGGCGTGCGGCCCGAGCAGGTCGAACGGCTGGCCGAGTGGGAAACCGACCCGGCCTTTAACGACCGGGAACGCGCCGTCATTCGCTATGCCACCGAGGTCACCCAGCAGGTCCGGGTATCTGACGCCACGTTTCAGGCCCTGGGCGACTTTCTGGACAATGAGCAGATTGTCGAACTGAGCCTGAATACCGGCTTCTACAATATGGTCGTACGCTTTCTGCTGCCGATGCAGGTCGAGCTGGAGCCGGACGCGCGCGACTAG
- a CDS encoding SOS response-associated peptidase, producing MCGRYALISDPERIQERFGCSLSDLSYSPRYNIAPSQPVLALINASDSTLPKRRAGFLRWGLIPPWAKDPSVGAKMINARSETVAEKPSFRRALRRRRCLIVANGFYEWKKDGPSKAPLYISLRSGEPFALAGLWEKWVAESGEAIHSCTILTTSPNALLAPIHHRMPVILAPEAEAVWLDRGVQEPDALRPLLSSYPAEAMTAYAVSDLVNSPRNDSPECLRPLDPVDTPEPGRP from the coding sequence ATGTGTGGACGTTACGCCTTGATCTCAGACCCGGAACGCATTCAAGAACGCTTTGGCTGCTCGTTGTCTGACCTGTCCTACTCCCCGCGCTACAACATCGCTCCCAGCCAGCCGGTGCTGGCGCTGATCAACGCGAGCGATAGCACCTTACCCAAACGGCGGGCGGGCTTTTTGCGCTGGGGGCTGATTCCACCGTGGGCCAAAGACCCGTCGGTCGGCGCCAAGATGATCAACGCCCGGTCCGAGACGGTGGCCGAAAAGCCGAGCTTCAGGCGCGCCCTGCGTCGCCGGCGCTGCCTGATTGTGGCCAACGGATTCTACGAGTGGAAAAAAGACGGTCCGAGCAAGGCCCCGCTGTACATCAGCCTGCGCTCGGGCGAGCCGTTTGCCCTGGCCGGGCTGTGGGAGAAGTGGGTCGCCGAGTCTGGCGAGGCGATCCACTCGTGTACGATTCTGACTACCAGCCCCAACGCGCTGCTGGCGCCCATCCACCATCGCATGCCGGTCATCCTGGCGCCTGAGGCCGAGGCGGTGTGGCTGGACCGCGGCGTGCAGGAGCCCGACGCGCTGCGGCCCCTGCTCAGCTCCTATCCGGCCGAGGCCATGACGGCCTACGCCGTGTCCGATCTCGTCAACTCTCCCCGCAACGACAGCCCCGAGTGTCTGCGGCCGCTGGACCCCGTCGACACCCCGGAGCCCGGCCGTCCCTAG